One Sagittula stellata E-37 genomic window carries:
- the purM gene encoding phosphoribosylformylglycinamidine cyclo-ligase, giving the protein MSDGKNGLTYAAAGVDIDAGNALVERIKPAAKRTSRPGVMSGLGGFGALFDLKGAGYEDPILVGATDGVGTKLRIAIDTGLVDGVGIDLVAMCVNDLVCQGAEPLFFLDYFATGKLDTDTAARVIEGIAEGCVRSGCALIGGETAEMPGMYPAGDFDLAGFAVGAMERGGELPSGVAEGDVLLGVASNGVHSNGYSLVRKLVELSGLDWDAPCPWGEGTLGEALLAPTTLYVKGAIAAVKDDCIHALAHITGGGLTENLPRVLPDGLGAEIDLGAWDLPGIFKWLSDQGNIEEREMLKTFNCGIGMIAVVAPDKAQAARAHLTDAGHEVHQIGTIVAGEGVSYRGTL; this is encoded by the coding sequence ATGAGCGACGGCAAGAACGGGCTGACCTACGCGGCGGCGGGCGTGGACATCGACGCGGGCAACGCGCTGGTCGAACGGATCAAGCCGGCGGCGAAACGCACCAGCCGCCCCGGCGTCATGTCCGGGCTGGGCGGTTTCGGCGCGCTGTTCGACCTGAAGGGCGCGGGCTACGAGGACCCGATTCTCGTCGGCGCGACGGACGGCGTGGGCACCAAGCTGCGCATCGCCATCGACACCGGGCTGGTGGACGGCGTGGGCATCGACCTTGTCGCCATGTGTGTGAACGATCTGGTGTGTCAGGGCGCGGAACCCTTGTTCTTCCTCGACTACTTTGCCACCGGCAAGCTGGACACCGACACCGCGGCCCGCGTGATCGAGGGCATCGCGGAGGGCTGCGTGCGCTCCGGCTGCGCGCTGATCGGTGGCGAGACGGCGGAAATGCCGGGCATGTACCCGGCGGGCGACTTCGACCTTGCGGGGTTCGCGGTGGGCGCGATGGAACGGGGCGGCGAGCTGCCCTCGGGCGTGGCCGAAGGCGACGTTCTGCTGGGTGTGGCGTCGAACGGCGTGCATTCCAACGGCTACAGCCTGGTGCGGAAACTGGTCGAGCTTTCGGGGCTGGACTGGGACGCGCCGTGTCCCTGGGGCGAAGGGACACTGGGCGAGGCGCTGCTGGCGCCGACCACGCTTTACGTCAAGGGCGCCATCGCGGCGGTCAAGGACGACTGCATCCACGCGCTGGCCCATATCACCGGCGGCGGCCTGACCGAGAACCTGCCGCGCGTCCTGCCGGACGGCCTCGGCGCCGAGATCGACCTTGGGGCCTGGGACCTGCCGGGCATCTTCAAGTGGCTGTCCGATCAGGGCAACATCGAAGAACGCGAGATGCTGAAGACCTTCAACTGCGGTATCGGCATGATCGCTGTCGTGGCGCCGGACAAGGCGCAGGCGGCGCGCGCGCATCTGACCGACGCCGGACACGAGGTGCATCAGATCGGCACGATCGTGGCGGGCGAGGGCGTCTCTTACCGGGGCACCCTGTGA
- a CDS encoding M91 family zinc metallopeptidase encodes MCQCGEANDDACKKTENKPGATKGCAAAEGGGVVWEKQPGASDEDLAKAKQQWEDAKKRRLPDGSKPKTVEAMEALENSDKTTTIKVGPAGNSASPDSRSDSQDGTGSEGTIKFNPNKKGTYGDGVDRDPESSLAHEAYHTYEYTQGASGDTREKREVAAAAAENEHREAKGLPQRQKYGAWDIPQYTP; translated from the coding sequence ATGTGCCAATGCGGAGAGGCCAACGACGACGCCTGCAAGAAGACAGAGAACAAGCCCGGCGCCACCAAGGGCTGCGCGGCTGCCGAGGGCGGCGGTGTCGTCTGGGAAAAGCAGCCCGGCGCCAGCGACGAGGATCTCGCCAAAGCCAAGCAGCAATGGGAAGACGCCAAGAAGCGCCGCCTGCCCGACGGCTCGAAACCCAAGACCGTCGAGGCGATGGAGGCGCTTGAGAACAGCGACAAGACCACCACGATCAAGGTCGGCCCCGCCGGCAACAGCGCCAGCCCGGACAGCCGGTCGGATTCGCAGGACGGCACCGGTTCGGAAGGCACGATCAAGTTCAATCCCAACAAGAAGGGAACATACGGCGACGGGGTCGACCGCGACCCTGAGTCTTCGCTGGCGCACGAAGCCTATCACACCTACGAATACACGCAGGGCGCGTCCGGTGACACGCGGGAAAAGCGCGAAGTGGCCGCGGCGGCCGCCGAGAACGAACACCGCGAAGCCAAGGGCCTGCCGCAGCGACAGAAATACGGTGCGTGGGACATTCCGCAGTACACGCCGTAA
- a CDS encoding HVA1 family protein has translation MKNYGEGERVEWDWGSGTASGKVVQKYTRKITLKIKGTEVTRDADEDNPAYRIEQEDGGEVLKKGSELRKA, from the coding sequence ATGAAGAACTATGGCGAAGGCGAAAGGGTCGAGTGGGACTGGGGCAGCGGGACGGCGTCGGGCAAGGTGGTGCAGAAATACACCCGCAAGATCACGCTGAAGATCAAGGGCACCGAGGTGACGCGCGACGCGGACGAGGACAATCCGGCCTACCGTATCGAACAGGAAGACGGGGGCGAGGTCCTGAAGAAGGGCTCGGAACTGCGGAAGGCGTGA
- a CDS encoding 4Fe-4S binding protein codes for MGERFIIAAALWLASAVIALAEVLSPEEMATHIRAPMSMGARISENGVYELLNSGGAQTGYVFQTEPMAPLPGFSGAPINALVVLDLDGRFLDVQLLSHNEPIFVSGLGEAPFHAFMEQYRGHSISDSLVVGTPYGGASDGSGLVYLDGVTKATASVRIAHESILAAALQVAREKMGGISAGPPAFPNPDIDEDLTWASLNENGLLTHKTLTNGEIDALFEGTRWAHDDPEASADPDAPYLDLWVADIGPRSIARALLSEDTLRELDRFREISTFDEPILVIETARHGLVSPDFIRNTAPDWLGAEQNGFPVALRDADLFVRLSDQVPEALHDGTAMILRTDRRLGFDPAAPWTFAVKAIREHGVFQPQVGSVTIEAQVATDERFFTRPGQARRLSPFEEAIRNRADDLVVLAVFLAVLLPVLFFAQSRLAGFRFFTPVRLTILAFVTGFIGWWGQGQLSIVTPLATLQAALSTRHFAYLLYDPFSLLIWAAVILGFVLWGRGLFCGWLCPFGALQEFAHHIGRLLHLPRWEPSRTWDQRLKRLKYLALAGLVAVTVISPAHMDKAAEIEPFKTAITTIFLREWYYVAYAAFWLILALFTFKGFCRYLCPLGALMAIGGALRLRQWIPRRVECGSPCQLCAVKCNYGAIRKTGTVQYDECFQCLDCVKIHDDAGQCVPLILKARSTKRPPRVTGHPNQVPAE; via the coding sequence ATGGGAGAACGTTTCATCATCGCCGCCGCGCTCTGGCTGGCCAGTGCGGTCATCGCCTTGGCAGAGGTGCTCTCGCCCGAGGAAATGGCCACGCATATCCGTGCGCCGATGTCCATGGGCGCACGGATCTCGGAAAACGGCGTCTATGAACTGCTGAATTCCGGCGGCGCGCAGACGGGGTATGTCTTTCAGACCGAACCGATGGCGCCCCTGCCCGGCTTTTCCGGCGCGCCGATAAATGCGCTCGTGGTGCTCGACCTGGACGGCCGGTTTCTCGACGTGCAACTTCTCAGCCACAACGAACCGATCTTCGTCTCGGGCCTGGGCGAGGCTCCGTTCCACGCCTTCATGGAGCAATACCGCGGCCATTCCATTTCCGACAGCCTCGTGGTCGGAACGCCCTACGGCGGCGCCTCCGACGGCAGCGGTCTGGTCTATCTCGACGGCGTGACGAAAGCGACGGCCTCGGTCCGTATCGCGCATGAATCGATCCTTGCCGCCGCGCTGCAGGTCGCACGTGAAAAGATGGGCGGCATCAGTGCCGGTCCGCCCGCGTTCCCGAACCCCGATATCGACGAAGACCTGACGTGGGCGTCGCTGAACGAAAACGGGCTTTTGACGCACAAGACCCTCACAAACGGGGAAATCGACGCATTGTTCGAAGGGACGCGTTGGGCGCATGACGATCCGGAGGCCAGCGCCGATCCCGATGCGCCCTACCTCGATCTATGGGTTGCCGACATCGGCCCAAGGTCCATCGCCCGCGCATTGCTGTCCGAAGATACACTGCGCGAACTCGACCGCTTCCGCGAGATTTCCACCTTCGATGAACCTATCCTCGTGATCGAGACGGCGCGCCACGGACTCGTCTCCCCCGACTTCATACGCAACACCGCGCCGGACTGGCTTGGCGCCGAACAGAACGGGTTTCCGGTCGCCCTGCGCGACGCAGATCTCTTTGTCCGGCTCTCCGACCAAGTGCCGGAGGCGCTGCACGACGGCACCGCGATGATCCTTCGCACCGACCGGCGCCTTGGGTTCGATCCCGCCGCACCCTGGACCTTTGCGGTGAAGGCGATCCGCGAGCACGGCGTCTTTCAACCGCAGGTCGGTTCCGTCACCATCGAAGCGCAGGTCGCGACCGACGAACGTTTCTTCACCCGGCCGGGTCAGGCACGCCGCTTGTCCCCATTCGAAGAGGCCATCCGCAACCGTGCAGACGACCTTGTTGTGCTCGCGGTCTTCCTCGCCGTCCTCCTGCCCGTCCTGTTCTTCGCGCAAAGCCGTCTGGCCGGGTTCCGTTTTTTCACCCCGGTGCGGCTGACAATCCTTGCCTTCGTCACCGGTTTCATCGGCTGGTGGGGCCAGGGGCAACTGTCCATCGTGACGCCCCTCGCCACACTTCAGGCGGCACTATCGACCCGGCATTTCGCCTACCTTCTCTACGATCCTTTCTCGCTCCTGATCTGGGCGGCCGTCATCCTGGGCTTCGTCCTCTGGGGCCGTGGCCTTTTCTGCGGCTGGCTCTGTCCCTTTGGTGCCTTGCAGGAATTTGCGCATCATATCGGTCGTTTGCTGCATCTTCCCCGGTGGGAACCGTCCCGCACATGGGACCAGCGCCTGAAAAGACTGAAATACCTGGCGCTGGCCGGACTGGTCGCTGTAACCGTCATTTCGCCCGCCCACATGGACAAGGCGGCCGAGATCGAACCCTTCAAGACCGCCATCACCACCATCTTCCTGCGCGAATGGTATTATGTCGCCTACGCCGCCTTCTGGCTGATCCTTGCGCTCTTCACCTTCAAGGGATTCTGCCGATATCTCTGCCCGCTTGGAGCGCTCATGGCGATCGGGGGTGCCTTGCGTCTGCGCCAATGGATCCCCCGTCGCGTGGAGTGCGGCTCACCCTGTCAGCTCTGCGCGGTGAAGTGCAATTACGGTGCCATCCGCAAGACCGGTACGGTCCAGTACGACGAGTGTTTCCAGTGTCTTGATTGCGTCAAGATACACGACGACGCCGGGCAATGTGTGCCGTTGATCCTGAAGGCCCGCTCCACGAAACGCCCGCCGCGCGTTACTGGCCATCCCAACCAGGTGCCCGCCGAATGA
- a CDS encoding FAD:protein FMN transferase codes for MTLPRLKRRRFLTLAAAFACAPRHAFASSWQGRALGAEVSVTLTGPRSETEPALADLPAQLDAIEDLFSLYRPNSTLSRLNDTGFLAPDARFDALIDACTKAHSVTGGLFDPTVQPLWRALAEARDPAPARALIGWQRIRRTTRGMYLDRDQKLTLNGIAQGFATDLIRASLTARGFTRALVDIGEQAAIGGPFRLALEDPGHGSLGHLTLENAARATSSPGALHLGTQAHILGPAGERPLWSTVSIEARDATTADALSTAAVFMDTARLERLKTDADLHRITLVDHDGNLRTL; via the coding sequence ATGACCTTGCCCCGCCTCAAGCGCCGCCGTTTCCTGACCCTCGCCGCCGCCTTCGCCTGCGCGCCCCGTCACGCCTTTGCGTCAAGCTGGCAGGGGCGCGCGCTCGGGGCCGAGGTTTCCGTCACCCTGACCGGCCCGCGATCGGAAACGGAGCCCGCTCTGGCCGATCTGCCGGCGCAGCTCGATGCCATCGAAGACCTGTTCAGCCTGTACCGCCCAAATTCGACCCTCTCGCGCCTCAACGATACCGGCTTTCTTGCACCAGATGCCCGTTTCGATGCGCTGATCGACGCCTGCACCAAGGCCCACAGCGTGACCGGCGGCCTTTTCGACCCGACTGTCCAACCGCTCTGGCGCGCTTTGGCCGAAGCGCGCGACCCTGCACCGGCCCGCGCGCTTATCGGCTGGCAGCGGATCCGCCGCACCACGCGGGGCATGTACCTGGATCGTGATCAGAAACTCACGCTGAATGGCATCGCTCAAGGTTTTGCCACCGACCTGATCCGTGCTTCCCTCACCGCGCGCGGCTTTACCCGTGCGCTGGTCGACATAGGCGAACAGGCGGCCATCGGCGGTCCCTTCCGCCTCGCCCTCGAAGATCCCGGGCACGGTTCTCTCGGGCATCTCACGCTGGAAAACGCCGCCCGCGCCACCTCAAGTCCCGGCGCTCTCCACCTGGGAACACAAGCGCACATCCTCGGACCCGCGGGCGAACGTCCCCTCTGGTCGACAGTCAGCATCGAAGCGCGCGACGCCACGACCGCCGACGCGCTGTCAACGGCGGCGGTCTTCATGGACACCGCACGGCTCGAACGCCTCAAGACCGATGCCGACCTCCATCGCATCACACTGGTGGACCACGACGGCAACCTTCGGACTCTCTGA
- a CDS encoding FAD binding domain-containing protein gives MYSFDIVRPTSVADAVSALGQEDAQPLSGGQTLIPTLKQRLAMPSVLVSLSAIEDLKGVSSDGGVLTVGGGTTHATVAAEAGAYPALAALASQIGDPAVRNRGTIGGSLANNDPSACYPAAALGTGATIVTNTREIAADDYFQGMFTTALDENEIVTAVKFPIPEKAAYIKFQQPASRFALVGVFVSKGADGVRVAVTGASEDGVFRWSEAEEALSGDFSASAVDGLSAPSGDGMISDLHGSGAYRASLVKTLTKRAVAKANG, from the coding sequence ATGTATTCATTCGATATCGTCCGGCCGACGTCCGTGGCCGATGCCGTGTCGGCGCTGGGGCAGGAAGACGCGCAGCCTTTGTCCGGCGGCCAGACCCTGATCCCGACCCTGAAGCAGCGCCTGGCGATGCCGTCCGTACTGGTGAGCCTGTCGGCCATCGAGGACCTGAAGGGCGTGTCGTCCGACGGCGGCGTTCTGACCGTCGGCGGCGGCACCACCCATGCGACGGTGGCGGCGGAGGCCGGGGCCTATCCCGCGTTGGCGGCGCTGGCCAGCCAGATCGGCGACCCGGCGGTGCGCAACCGCGGCACCATCGGCGGATCGCTTGCCAACAACGATCCCTCGGCCTGCTATCCGGCGGCAGCGCTGGGAACGGGCGCGACGATTGTCACCAACACGCGCGAGATCGCTGCGGACGATTATTTTCAGGGCATGTTCACAACTGCGCTGGACGAGAACGAGATTGTCACCGCCGTCAAGTTCCCGATCCCCGAAAAGGCCGCCTACATCAAGTTCCAGCAGCCGGCGTCCCGGTTCGCGCTGGTGGGTGTGTTCGTTTCCAAGGGTGCGGACGGGGTGCGGGTTGCCGTGACCGGTGCGTCGGAAGACGGCGTGTTCCGCTGGAGCGAGGCGGAAGAAGCGCTGTCGGGCGACTTTTCGGCCAGCGCGGTTGACGGGCTGTCGGCGCCATCGGGGGACGGGATGATCTCCGACCTGCACGGCAGCGGCGCCTATCGTGCGAGCCTTGTGAAGACCCTGACCAAGCGGGCGGTGGCCAAGGCCAACGGCTGA
- a CDS encoding xanthine dehydrogenase family protein molybdopterin-binding subunit: MPKDHGIGASQKRREDVRFLTGAGQYTDDINVYNQAYVYFLRSDVAHGKISSINTEAAAAMPGVVRIFTGADFEGVGGLPCGWQVTDKNGDPMKEPAHPVLAQGKVRHVGDPIAAVVADSLEEARTAAEAIEVDIEELPAVVNMAAALEGGSAKVHDDLSDNLCYDWQFGSDPAETQAAFDSAAHVTTLELTNNRLVANPMEPRVAVGEYNRANDESTLYTTSQNPHVIRLLMGAFVLGIPEHKLRVVAPDVGGGFGTKIFHYAEEAFVTFASRQINRAVKWTSSRSEAFMSDAHGRDHVTTIELALDADNNFTAVRTNTLANMGAYLSTFSSSVPTWLHGTLMAGNYKTPNVLVNVKAVFTNTVPVDAYRGAGRPEATYQLERIIDKAARELGVDPIALRRQNFITEFPYQTPVAVVYDTGDYVATMDKMEELMDLGNFDARRKESEAKGKLRGLGVNCFIEACGIAPSNLVGQLGARAGLYDAATVRVNATGTISVLVGAHSHGQGHETAFPQVVAEMLGIDESMIDIVHGDSAKIPFGMGTYGSRSIAVCGSAMVRATEKIINKAKKIAAHLLEAAEADIELKDGQFSVAGTDKSVAWGDVTLAAYVPHNYPLEEIEPGLEETAFYDPSNFTYPAGAYACEVEVDPETGEVTIEKFVSADDFGNVINPMIVEGQVHGGIAQGIGQALLENCAYDENGQLLSASYMDYAMPRADNLPMLDSYLVDHSCQTPCTHNPLGVKGCGEAGAIGSPPTVVNAVIDALQSGGHKVEHIDMPVSPGRVWAAING; this comes from the coding sequence ATGCCGAAGGATCATGGCATCGGCGCAAGCCAGAAGCGGCGTGAGGACGTCCGCTTCCTGACCGGAGCCGGTCAGTACACCGACGATATCAACGTCTATAACCAGGCGTATGTCTATTTCCTGCGCTCCGACGTGGCGCACGGGAAGATCTCCTCGATCAACACCGAAGCGGCTGCCGCCATGCCCGGCGTCGTCCGCATCTTCACCGGTGCCGACTTCGAGGGCGTCGGCGGTCTGCCCTGCGGCTGGCAGGTGACCGACAAGAACGGCGACCCGATGAAGGAGCCGGCGCACCCGGTTCTGGCTCAGGGCAAGGTCCGTCACGTGGGCGATCCGATTGCCGCGGTCGTGGCGGACTCGCTGGAAGAGGCGCGCACCGCCGCCGAAGCCATCGAGGTCGATATCGAGGAGCTGCCCGCCGTGGTGAACATGGCGGCCGCGCTTGAAGGCGGGTCCGCCAAGGTGCACGACGACCTGTCGGACAACCTCTGCTACGACTGGCAGTTCGGCTCCGACCCGGCAGAGACACAGGCGGCCTTCGACAGCGCCGCGCATGTGACGACGCTGGAGCTGACCAACAACCGTCTTGTCGCGAACCCGATGGAACCGCGCGTGGCCGTGGGCGAGTACAACCGCGCCAACGACGAAAGCACGCTCTACACCACGTCGCAGAACCCGCACGTGATCCGTCTGCTGATGGGCGCCTTCGTCCTCGGCATCCCGGAGCACAAGCTGCGCGTCGTGGCGCCGGATGTGGGCGGCGGTTTCGGCACGAAGATTTTCCACTACGCCGAAGAGGCCTTCGTCACCTTCGCCTCGCGCCAGATCAACCGGGCAGTGAAGTGGACGTCCTCGCGCTCCGAGGCGTTCATGTCAGACGCCCATGGTCGCGACCACGTCACGACCATCGAACTGGCGCTGGATGCGGACAACAACTTTACCGCCGTGCGGACCAATACGCTGGCCAACATGGGCGCCTACCTGTCGACCTTCTCGTCGTCGGTGCCGACCTGGCTGCACGGCACGCTGATGGCGGGCAACTACAAGACGCCGAACGTGCTGGTGAACGTGAAGGCGGTCTTCACCAACACCGTGCCGGTGGACGCCTACCGTGGCGCGGGCCGTCCCGAGGCGACCTACCAGCTTGAACGGATCATCGACAAGGCCGCGCGCGAGCTGGGCGTCGATCCGATCGCGCTGCGCCGTCAGAACTTCATCACCGAGTTCCCGTACCAGACACCGGTGGCCGTGGTCTACGACACCGGCGACTACGTCGCGACGATGGACAAGATGGAAGAGCTGATGGACCTCGGCAACTTCGACGCCCGTCGCAAGGAGTCGGAAGCCAAGGGCAAGCTGCGCGGTCTGGGCGTCAACTGCTTCATCGAGGCCTGCGGCATCGCGCCGTCGAACCTCGTGGGTCAGCTTGGCGCGCGTGCCGGGCTTTACGACGCGGCCACCGTGCGGGTGAACGCCACGGGCACCATTTCGGTGCTGGTCGGCGCGCACAGCCACGGGCAGGGGCACGAGACCGCCTTCCCGCAGGTCGTGGCGGAGATGCTGGGTATCGACGAAAGCATGATCGACATCGTGCACGGCGACAGCGCGAAGATCCCGTTCGGCATGGGCACCTACGGGTCGCGCTCCATCGCGGTCTGCGGGTCGGCGATGGTCCGGGCGACCGAGAAGATCATCAACAAGGCCAAGAAGATCGCCGCCCACCTGCTGGAGGCCGCCGAGGCGGACATCGAGCTGAAGGACGGCCAGTTCTCGGTCGCGGGCACCGACAAGTCGGTCGCCTGGGGGGATGTGACGCTTGCAGCCTACGTGCCGCACAACTATCCGCTGGAGGAGATCGAACCGGGGCTGGAAGAGACGGCCTTCTACGATCCGTCGAACTTCACCTATCCGGCGGGCGCCTATGCCTGCGAGGTGGAGGTAGATCCGGAAACCGGCGAAGTCACCATCGAGAAATTCGTGTCCGCGGACGACTTCGGCAACGTCATCAACCCGATGATCGTCGAAGGCCAGGTGCACGGCGGGATCGCGCAGGGCATCGGGCAGGCGCTGCTGGAGAACTGCGCCTACGACGAGAACGGCCAGCTGCTGAGCGCGTCCTACATGGACTACGCGATGCCGCGCGCCGACAACCTGCCGATGCTCGACAGCTACCTTGTCGACCACTCGTGCCAGACGCCCTGCACGCACAACCCGCTGGGTGTGAAGGGCTGCGGCGAGGCCGGGGCCATCGGCTCTCCGCCGACGGTGGTGAACGCGGTGATCGACGCACTGCAGTCGGGTGGCCACAAGGTGGAGCACATCGACATGCCGGTGTCGCCCGGCCGCGTCTGGGCCGCGATCAACGGCTGA
- a CDS encoding (2Fe-2S)-binding protein, giving the protein MVEVTMKVNGKSVTKSVKGNTLMTEFLREELRLTGTHVGCDTSQCGACTIHVNGLQVKACTMFAAEADGAEVGTIEGQADADGSLNAIQQAFQDYHGLQCGFCTPGMVMAAAALLKNNPKPTEAEVRHHLEGNICRCTGYHNIVRAILAASGQDVPAVAAE; this is encoded by the coding sequence ATGGTTGAAGTGACGATGAAGGTGAACGGCAAGTCCGTCACCAAGTCGGTCAAGGGCAACACGCTCATGACGGAGTTCCTGCGTGAGGAGCTGCGCCTGACCGGGACCCACGTGGGCTGCGACACCTCGCAATGCGGCGCCTGCACGATCCATGTGAACGGTTTGCAGGTGAAGGCCTGCACCATGTTCGCCGCCGAAGCCGATGGCGCCGAGGTCGGCACGATCGAGGGTCAGGCAGACGCGGACGGTTCGCTGAACGCGATCCAGCAGGCGTTTCAGGACTATCACGGTCTGCAGTGCGGTTTCTGCACGCCGGGCATGGTGATGGCGGCGGCCGCGCTCCTGAAGAACAACCCCAAGCCGACGGAGGCCGAGGTGCGCCACCACCTCGAAGGCAACATCTGCCGCTGCACCGGCTACCACAACATCGTCCGCGCCATCCTGGCGGCGTCCGGACAGGACGTGCCCGCCGTCGCGGCCGAGTAA
- a CDS encoding CoxG family protein — MQMSDSRTIKAPREVVWEAILNPEVLKACVPGCTEMSGSAEEGFEATVVQKVGPVKATFKGKVNLENMDAPNTVKLVGEGKGGAAGFAKGSAVVKLEDAEDGTLLTYDVDASVGGKLAQLGSRIIDGFAKKMADQFFSNFQEAVEGPSDPEEAPETEADDGKKKGWFKRMVSN; from the coding sequence ATGCAAATGAGCGATTCCCGCACGATCAAGGCCCCCCGCGAGGTGGTCTGGGAAGCGATCCTGAACCCGGAGGTGCTGAAGGCCTGCGTGCCCGGCTGCACCGAGATGTCCGGCTCTGCCGAAGAAGGGTTCGAAGCGACCGTCGTTCAGAAGGTCGGCCCTGTGAAGGCGACCTTCAAGGGCAAGGTCAACCTTGAAAACATGGACGCCCCGAACACCGTGAAGCTGGTGGGCGAGGGCAAGGGCGGCGCGGCCGGCTTTGCCAAGGGCAGCGCGGTGGTCAAGCTGGAGGACGCCGAGGACGGCACTCTGCTCACCTACGACGTGGATGCCAGCGTCGGCGGCAAACTTGCCCAGCTCGGCAGCCGCATCATCGACGGTTTCGCCAAGAAGATGGCCGACCAGTTCTTCTCCAACTTCCAGGAGGCGGTCGAAGGTCCCTCCGATCCGGAAGAGGCGCCGGAGACGGAGGCCGACGACGGCAAGAAGAAGGGCTGGTTCAAGCGGATGGTGTCCAACTGA
- a CDS encoding transporter substrate-binding domain-containing protein — protein MVRHAGFLNAAGRGLRALLPALLTGALLAVGAGGVRAADPCADYVPQPKPQNAGRDIVGQDLDTIRARGSMTFAVYEDYAPYSWEEDGEAKGIDVDVAKLVAEFIGVTPVIRFVAAGENLDADLRHNVWKGGIVGGAVSNVMMRVPYDTAFRCRVEQVVFPGQYQEEHIAIAYRVAEYPDGGPVPAYFRFDTVAVENDSISDFYLTSFAGGQTAAGVRRYPTMEAAMAALNAGETMAAMGPLAQLEFYRGEGVAIHEPPLAGLAKAHWPIGTAVHFAWRPLGYEVEDAISAAMADGRIAGIFERYGLTHNPPEW, from the coding sequence ATGGTTCGACACGCGGGTTTTCTGAACGCCGCCGGCCGGGGTCTGCGTGCCCTTCTGCCAGCCCTGCTGACCGGCGCGCTGCTGGCCGTCGGGGCCGGCGGGGTACGGGCCGCCGATCCCTGTGCCGACTACGTGCCGCAGCCCAAGCCGCAGAACGCGGGCCGCGACATCGTCGGGCAGGATCTCGACACGATCCGCGCCCGTGGGTCGATGACCTTCGCGGTCTACGAAGATTACGCGCCCTATTCCTGGGAAGAGGACGGCGAAGCGAAGGGCATCGACGTCGACGTGGCGAAGCTGGTGGCGGAATTCATCGGCGTGACGCCAGTAATCCGCTTCGTTGCCGCCGGAGAGAACCTCGACGCCGATCTCCGGCATAACGTCTGGAAGGGCGGGATCGTGGGCGGCGCGGTGTCGAACGTGATGATGCGCGTGCCCTACGACACGGCCTTTCGCTGCCGGGTGGAGCAGGTGGTCTTCCCCGGCCAGTACCAGGAGGAACACATCGCCATCGCCTATCGGGTGGCGGAGTATCCCGACGGCGGTCCGGTTCCGGCCTACTTCCGCTTCGACACCGTGGCGGTGGAGAACGATTCGATCTCGGACTTCTATCTGACGAGTTTCGCGGGTGGCCAGACCGCGGCAGGCGTGCGACGGTATCCGACGATGGAGGCGGCCATGGCGGCGCTGAACGCGGGGGAGACGATGGCGGCGATGGGGCCGCTGGCCCAGCTCGAATTCTACCGGGGCGAGGGCGTGGCGATCCACGAACCGCCGCTGGCCGGACTCGCAAAGGCGCATTGGCCGATCGGAACGGCGGTGCATTTCGCCTGGCGGCCCTTGGGATATGAAGTGGAGGATGCGATTTCCGCGGCGATGGCCGATGGCCGGATCGCGGGGATCTTCGAGAGATACGGACTGACGCACAATCCACCGGAATGGTGA
- the pedF gene encoding cytochrome c-550 PedF: MKTFAMTALVSVLPVLALAHGDVAPQAVDTTGLPNVGEEWLTENPYRAEAAGEEVWSKAVKIGASGYNQNCARCHGLEVISGGLAPDLRFLEAEEYGDEWFVERFRHGYTQNGTTKMPAFGELLGQEAAWAIRTYIETRPDDESMAEVADELKGLRDQLDALSTGSGDADGELIKAELTEIAAGIETVSGAPVADSAASRAAAFIDGSEEGYRHAAEALTIGLSAAH; encoded by the coding sequence ATGAAGACCTTTGCGATGACGGCTCTTGTGAGTGTTTTGCCGGTGCTGGCCCTGGCCCATGGCGACGTGGCGCCGCAGGCCGTGGACACCACCGGGCTGCCGAATGTGGGCGAGGAGTGGCTGACCGAGAACCCCTACCGTGCGGAGGCCGCGGGCGAGGAGGTCTGGTCTAAGGCGGTGAAGATCGGCGCTTCGGGCTACAACCAGAACTGCGCGCGGTGCCATGGGCTCGAGGTGATCTCGGGCGGGCTGGCCCCCGACCTGCGCTTTCTCGAGGCGGAGGAATACGGCGACGAGTGGTTCGTCGAGCGGTTCCGCCATGGCTATACCCAGAACGGCACCACCAAGATGCCCGCCTTCGGCGAGCTTCTGGGACAGGAGGCGGCCTGGGCGATCCGCACCTATATCGAAACCCGCCCCGACGACGAGTCGATGGCCGAGGTGGCCGATGAGCTGAAGGGCCTGCGCGATCAGCTGGATGCGCTCTCGACCGGGTCGGGCGATGCGGACGGTGAGCTGATCAAGGCGGAGCTGACGGAGATCGCCGCCGGTATCGAGACCGTGTCCGGTGCGCCGGTGGCGGACAGCGCCGCGAGCCGGGCAGCCGCCTTCATCGACGGCAGTGAAGAGGGCTATCGCCATGCGGCAGAGGCCTTGACCATCGGGCTGTCGGCTGCACACTGA